The genome window ATATAACTTCACAATCTATGATACTATTCAAAGCACAAAATCATCTACACAGCGTGTTTTCGCTGACAGCAGTGATATTACAGAGGTAGAGAATTACACGAAATCTAAATATGCTAAACCTAATGCCGAATTCTTTGGTAAAGGTGCAGGCAAGAATATCATCAAAATTCATCTCGAATCATTCCAGTCATTCCTAATTGATTATGAATTACATGGAGAAGAAGTAACTCCTTTTCTAAATTCATTAGTACATGACGAGAGCTTGGATTACACGTATTTCGATAATTTCTTCCATCAAACAGAGCAAGGTAAAACTGCCGATGCTGAGTTAATTATGGATAACTCTTTATATGGGCTACCACAAGGATCAGCTTTCTCAACTAAAGGGAATAACACTTATCAGGCATTGCCAGCAATTTTAGGTCAACAACAAGGATATACAAGCGGGATATTCCATGGTGATGGAAAATCATTCTGGAACCGTGACGAAGTATATAAAAGCTTTGGCGTAGATGAATTTTATCACGAAGATTATTATGATATGAGTGAAGAAAATGTCATCAATTATGGATTAAAGGATAAACCTTTCTTTGAACAATCAATGCCTTATTTAGAAGAAATGGATCAGCCTTTCTATGCACATATGATGACCCTAACAAATCATCATCCATATTTAATTGATGAAGAGGAAGCTAGTCTTGCTCCAGCTGAGACCGGTGACGGGTCTGTTGACAGGTATTTCCAAACTGCTCGTTATCTAGATGAATCATTAGAACAATTTTTTAGTGATTTAAAAGAAGCAGGTTTATATGAGGATTCGATTATTATGATTTACGGTGATCATTATGGTATTTCCGATAATCATAACCGTGCAATGGCTGAAATTATTGGTGAAGAAATTACACCATTAAAGAATGCAGAATTACAACGTGTACCATTTATGATTCGCGTTCCTGGAGTGGATGGTCAAGGTACGAATCACGAATATAGCAGTATGGTAGATGTAGTACCGACATTATTGCATATTCTTGGGATTGATTCACTAGACTATATTTTATTTGGTACAGACATGTTCTCTGAGGATCATAAAGATTTTGTACCTTTCAGAAACGGTGACTTTATCACTGAAAAATATAGCTCCATTAGCGGAGTATACTACGACAATGAAACAAAAGAAGTAATCGAAGAACCAACGGAAGATATGAAAGCAATGAAAGAAACTGTTCTTCATGAGCTGGGGCTTTCCGATAAAGTAATGTATGGTGACTTATT of Oceanobacillus zhaokaii contains these proteins:
- a CDS encoding LTA synthase family protein encodes the protein MKKFISTKMGFFAIALVLFWIKTYIIYLIEFDLGVSNGMQQFLLFLNPLSSGLIFLGLALFAKGKKVGIWIIIIEAVLSFLMYANVVFYRFNSDFITVAVLMQTENFGSLGGSIVSLMEWRDLLYTLDIILLIVLFKKLNINWTVVRTKARRPITVLAAGILVFTINLGLAEIDRPQLLERTFDRNYLVKYLGIYNFTIYDTIQSTKSSTQRVFADSSDITEVENYTKSKYAKPNAEFFGKGAGKNIIKIHLESFQSFLIDYELHGEEVTPFLNSLVHDESLDYTYFDNFFHQTEQGKTADAELIMDNSLYGLPQGSAFSTKGNNTYQALPAILGQQQGYTSGIFHGDGKSFWNRDEVYKSFGVDEFYHEDYYDMSEENVINYGLKDKPFFEQSMPYLEEMDQPFYAHMMTLTNHHPYLIDEEEASLAPAETGDGSVDRYFQTARYLDESLEQFFSDLKEAGLYEDSIIMIYGDHYGISDNHNRAMAEIIGEEITPLKNAELQRVPFMIRVPGVDGQGTNHEYSSMVDVVPTLLHILGIDSLDYILFGTDMFSEDHKDFVPFRNGDFITEKYSSISGVYYDNETKEVIEEPTEDMKAMKETVLHELGLSDKVMYGDLLRFYTPNEDWEPVDVNDYFYVKEEETE